One Microbacterium sp. zg-B96 genomic region harbors:
- the ispG gene encoding flavodoxin-dependent (E)-4-hydroxy-3-methylbut-2-enyl-diphosphate synthase: MPAVNIGMPRVPEVLAPRRKTRQIKVGKVLVGGGAPVSVQSMTTTKTTDINATLQQIAELTASGCEIVRVAVPSQDDADVLHIIAKKSQIPVIADIHFQPKYVFQAIDAGCAAVRVNPGNIRQFDDKVGEIAKAAKDAGVSLRIGVNAGSLDRRLLEKYGKATPEALMESAVWEASLFEEHDFHDFKISVKHNDPIVMVKAYRLLSERGDWPLHLGVTEAGPSFQGTIKSATAFGILLSEGIGDTIRVSLSAPPAEEVKVGHQILQSLNLRERKLEIVSCPSCGRAQVDVYTLADDVTEGLKDMTVPLRVAVMGCVVNGPGEAREADLGVASGNGKGQIFVKGEVVKTVPEADIVKTLIEEANRIAAEMGPSAPLGTAQVITA, encoded by the coding sequence GTGCCAGCAGTCAATATCGGGATGCCGCGTGTGCCGGAGGTTCTCGCCCCTCGTCGCAAGACCCGTCAGATCAAGGTCGGCAAGGTCCTCGTCGGTGGTGGCGCTCCTGTCAGCGTCCAGTCGATGACGACCACCAAGACCACCGACATCAATGCCACCCTTCAGCAGATCGCCGAGCTGACGGCATCCGGTTGCGAGATCGTGCGCGTGGCGGTGCCGTCGCAGGACGACGCCGATGTGCTGCACATCATCGCCAAGAAGAGCCAGATCCCCGTCATCGCCGACATCCACTTCCAGCCGAAGTACGTCTTCCAGGCCATCGACGCCGGCTGCGCTGCGGTGCGTGTCAACCCGGGCAACATCCGCCAGTTCGACGACAAGGTCGGCGAGATCGCGAAGGCGGCCAAGGATGCCGGGGTGTCGCTGCGCATCGGCGTGAACGCGGGGTCGCTGGATCGCAGGCTCCTGGAGAAGTACGGCAAGGCGACCCCGGAGGCACTCATGGAGAGCGCCGTCTGGGAGGCCTCGCTGTTCGAGGAGCACGATTTCCACGACTTCAAGATCTCGGTCAAGCACAACGACCCGATCGTGATGGTCAAGGCGTACCGGCTGTTGTCCGAGCGGGGCGATTGGCCGCTGCACCTCGGGGTCACCGAGGCAGGGCCCTCGTTCCAGGGGACCATCAAGAGCGCCACCGCGTTCGGCATCCTGCTGTCTGAGGGCATCGGCGACACCATCCGCGTCTCGCTGTCGGCGCCGCCGGCCGAAGAGGTCAAGGTCGGCCACCAGATCCTGCAGTCGCTGAACCTGCGGGAACGCAAGCTCGAGATCGTCTCCTGCCCGTCGTGCGGGCGCGCGCAGGTCGACGTCTACACCCTCGCCGACGACGTGACCGAGGGGCTCAAGGACATGACCGTGCCGCTGCGGGTGGCCGTGATGGGCTGTGTCGTCAACGGCCCGGGCGAGGCCCGCGAGGCCGACCTCGGCGTGGCATCCGGAAACGGCAAGGGGCAGATCTTCGTCAAGGGCGAGGTCGTCAAGACCGTGCCCGAGGCCGACATCGTCAAGACGCTGATCGAAGAGGCCAACCGCATCGCCGCCGAGATGGGCCCCAGCGCACCGCTGGGCACCGCGCAGGTCATCACCGCCTGA
- a CDS encoding acyltransferase family protein has protein sequence MQTPPPAAPGYGRLTWIDGARGIAIVLVVLFHAGMFTVPTGLASPWWDSLNLVFALMRMPLFFLVAGMLAVGAVERSWPTLWRTRLAVLVWVFLVWTVLRFAYYQVIPEPIDLNQSSWGDFVLSVVRPSNGLWFLFALALFLIAAKALHGRVNRWVAVGITAVASAVMYGGGTFDNVAYDGIVRYFVFFLIGLYFREDIVRFVHRRRWLATAALLVASAAFIVLRGATGWLVDAVTAIPVGLIAVGFGLCLARNLGRTPLSRPLEHLGQRTLQVYVTHILLLSTMTSILMPFADAPALAGLRPVMPILMTAIAIPLSLLIAAGAARVPVLRLLYVAPAWLSRDRAAAARG, from the coding sequence ATGCAGACCCCTCCTCCCGCCGCACCCGGCTATGGCCGCCTGACTTGGATCGACGGCGCCCGCGGCATCGCGATCGTGCTCGTCGTGCTCTTCCACGCCGGCATGTTCACCGTCCCCACCGGGCTCGCGTCGCCCTGGTGGGATTCGCTCAATCTCGTCTTCGCCCTCATGCGCATGCCGCTGTTCTTCCTCGTTGCGGGCATGCTCGCCGTCGGAGCGGTCGAGCGTTCGTGGCCGACGCTGTGGCGCACGCGGCTGGCGGTGCTGGTGTGGGTGTTCCTGGTGTGGACGGTGCTGCGCTTCGCCTACTACCAGGTGATCCCGGAGCCGATCGATCTCAACCAGTCCAGCTGGGGGGACTTCGTCCTGTCCGTCGTCCGCCCCTCAAATGGGCTGTGGTTCCTCTTCGCACTCGCGCTGTTCCTCATCGCCGCGAAGGCGCTCCACGGCAGGGTGAACCGGTGGGTCGCCGTGGGGATCACCGCCGTGGCATCCGCCGTCATGTACGGCGGCGGGACCTTCGACAACGTCGCCTACGACGGCATCGTGCGGTACTTCGTGTTCTTCCTCATCGGTCTGTACTTCCGCGAGGACATCGTGCGCTTCGTGCACCGCCGCCGGTGGCTGGCCACGGCGGCGCTGCTGGTGGCATCCGCGGCATTCATCGTGCTGCGCGGCGCGACGGGTTGGCTCGTGGACGCCGTCACCGCGATCCCGGTCGGGCTGATCGCCGTCGGCTTCGGGCTGTGCCTGGCGCGCAATCTGGGGCGCACCCCGCTGTCGCGGCCGCTGGAGCACCTCGGGCAGCGCACCCTGCAGGTGTATGTCACGCACATCCTGCTGCTGTCGACCATGACCAGCATCCTGATGCCGTTCGCCGACGCGCCCGCCCTCGCGGGGCTGCGGCCGGTGATGCCGATCCTCATGACGGCGATCGCGATCCCGCTGAGCCTGCTGATCGCTGCGGGCGCCGCGCGGGTGCCGGTGCTGCGGCTGCTGTACGTCGCCCCCGCGTGGCTGTCGCGCGACCGGGCCGCGGCTGCTCGCGGCTGA